TATCACAAGGGCTTTAGACACACTTATCGACAAATCTAACATTTGTATCAAATGTTATAATTGTTAGTGAAACATTGTATAATATCCCCCgctcatgtgtgtgttgtttactTGCTGGTAATGATTGTGTACAAGCATAAGTTGTAACAAACTTTATATGTTTCTGTTCATtaagtgtgtatttgttgtgaCCTCAGGCAGTTTCAAAACACAGTCACACTGTTGTGTCAGCTAAAATTGATTGCATCCGTCTAATTACTtgtttatgtgctttttttgtccTCAGATACACACTTCGTAACAAAAATGAAGATGATGTGTGTGAGGAGTTGGTCTTAATGTTAACAGACACTCTTAATCAAGAGCTAAGTGGAGTGGGGCCTGAAGATGTTCTGTCAGAAAGCCAGCTCGAGGAGTTAGAATATACCCTGGAAGagcatgtaataataataacaataataataataataataataataataagcaactgatttggttttaaaagaaaaattactgATGtcttaagtaaaatattttccGTTCTCTATTTTTAGGTATTTCCATTATAACATTACCATTATAAATAAGATatgtaattgtaattattaCACTTAAATACTGCTATTTCAGAGGAAACGAAGGAAGGACAAGAGGAATTATTGAATCCCTGAATGATTAATTTTCTTCATCTTCCAGGCTCGGCGTATCCTTAAAACCAGTCATGTGGAGAAATTACATAAGAGAGTAACCAGCGCCATCAAGAAAACACTCACTGCCCCGCAAGTGGAAAAGCTTGATGAGGTAGGACCCCTGACTCCGTGAGAAGTAATACTGTACAACAGCTAGCAAGTGACATTGTTGGCTGAAGAGagctgtaaacatgtttttacagaTAACTTAAATGGataatcaaaaaaatgtattgttacaATAATAGTTTATAACGGACAGGTCTGAGAGGGTAAGGGGACAAATATTTGGCAGCTTtactttaaattaagttaataaaaagatacatcaacaacaacaaaaagttaacCATACTGAAATATTATTTCCTGATCATCTCTGTGGTGGCCTCAGTCAGATAAACCAGCATTGCATATGGAACCATTCAGTTACACTTTTGCCTTCATTCAAATAAATCCTAAGAAATATTTGTGCgcatgcctttgtgtgtgtgtgtgtgtttagggtgAGCAAGATTTCTGGAACAAGTTACTTGAGCGATACCTGACGCCTATTAAAGACACTAAAGCTCATCTGGAGGAAGTTACCAGAGAACTAAAGTCACTGCGCAACAAGGTCAGCTAACTGCATTTactgtttttgcaaatgtttctcttttttgtgtttgtggtctGACATTTTGTCTCACAAACTGTAATTATTCTTTTTACATTAGGTCTTTGTGGGACATCAATCCCAGTGAAATTTGAATCCCTTTTGGATGCATTTTGACATTGCAGGCACTAAGATTGACATGTTCTTAGTAGGTAGCGGGAAGACTTAGGCTAAGAGTAGCAGGCTGTTTTAAattctccttcctctccacaGGCCGTCTTCCTGTATTTCATCATTAACGTGTTGTGGGTGGTAGCTACCTTCTTCCTGCAGGCCATTGGAAATGATGTCATCAGCATCAAGATCCCAAAATACTTTCCAAATGGAACTGAATCTCCTGACATCCTCAAGGTTTGGACATACAAACAGACAGCCAGTCCGTCCTGAATGCATGTGCTGCAGGGATTGAGATGGTTAAATGGAGGACGGTGGCATATTTTTCAATGTGTGTCAATGCTGCTATAAGTCCTGCTAAGAGTAATCACCATAACTGTAATTTTGTGTTGACAGGTGGAGCCTCTCAGTTTGATGTTCCTGTTGTCTTTTGCTATTCTTCTTTTAATCCAGTTTCTGGCCATGTTATATCAcaggtacacacagacacacacacacacacacaattctcaTAACTTCTGATCACTTTacattgggggggggagggggggggaatctcttggcacctcacgatttgattctgattcagaCGCCAACGACACGATTATAAATTGATTAATctcaatgcaacaattttttaatgtacatttccaaTGCGTGATTTAAGAAATATAtgcatataaatctgagtttgttagattttgacaagttttaatgacattttttgtctactgaggtttttattttgtagtcattccaagccgtaaacatgcttgtgaaagccaccttctctcacagtaaccTTCCAAGTCAGAGGCTCTGTCATGTTTAAAAGGTGGAGAactggcttcttagaacatgagaCATGAGGTGGTCATTTGTAAAGTGATGAACAgcatatgtgttttgcctaattgttttatgtatgtcttaatagatcatttgtatatattttttctgcactcttgcctaaactctaagttgttgtccattatcccatcctcttttagcgtttttttttgtttttaataattgattattaacttatcagaattaAGCATTGAATCGCTCGAGAGAGAATCCcaatgcatctaagaattgatttttttttcccacaccAACTTCACCTTCAGTGTTTATAGCTGTAATATTAGACTTGATATGTTTTAGGCTGATGCTGAAAACTAAGCAGGAATTGGAAAATGTCCTAACTTTCAGATTTTGGAGCTCTGATTATGTAGAAAAGAAataccaaatatttttttactactTCTGAATATTTCCCACCACCATGAGCAGGAATATTCTGATTAATAAAGTCCTGAATTTTGTGTCTCATCTTGGTGCCTCTCTGTTCACAGAGTCTACACTCTGATCCACGTGGTGTCCTATCGCAGCTCAGAGAAAGACTACAAACAGAGAGACGATGTAAGCAACAacgctcaaacacacacacacacacacataaaactaCAGGGATTGTTAGGGTTCAAACCGCGAGACGGTAgaacccttctatgtttgtctgttttagtctttgttattatttgttgtctgctattacacattacattacattacattacacaccATCcatggtccatttctttaactgtctatggttcgAACCCGGGAATCGCCGCTTGCAGctacatttttgaatttgtcTTGGCAGGTAAAAGACTGGCAGTTGCTTGATTATATTAAGGCATATACCACTTAGACCTCTcaacataaacatgttaaagaaagagaacaagagTGCCAAAGGACTtgttataaaaacagaaagagtaGGGTAACGCttaaatataaacacatataaACTATCAATTCAAACATAATGCCAGCTAGTTCAGACATCCAAACACTTAACAGCTAATGACACTCCATACTAAACCACATTATCTGAAATGCAACGTAGTTGCAAACAAAGTACAGATCAGCCTTGGCTAGGGTGTTATAATGAAAGACTTTCACATTGAGtttcataaaacaaatgaaatatacaGCAGGGTGCCCCACACAGGTCCAACAACAACTACAGCTGGCTCCACATTAATGCAGTTGCCTATTCCTTAGCAGGGTAGTTGTTAAAAACGAATTACTCAATATACAGCAcaacttaaaaagaaaaggaaggatgATAACAATCCAATAAGCAGCTAAGCTACGCAACTTCTGCATGAACTGAAAACAGCCAAATAGGTgaactaaaatgtcaaactgcaGTACCCCTGACGATGGTGTTCCACAAACAGCTAAAACCAGGCAAACACATTACAAGCAATATGCTAACATCAACAATTGTATACAACAGTAATATGTTCATTAAGGACAGTCAAAGCAGGTCATTTGTCATCAGGAAAGCCACAGAGCGAGcagggaaaggggggggggggagacgtGTGTAACTCACGTACCGGTGTTTGAAGAAGACCGCTGTCATGGAAGCAACGTGTCCAGATACTTCCCCACTGTAACGTCTCCTGTCTGAAATATTTTGATCATTCTTTGGACCGCCATGCACTCCGACATCGTCCTCCTTGTTTATCATAGTGTAGGCCCAGTTTCAAAGTCATTTTCAGGTTagctagtctcgcattgccagacctattttatttatttattttttcaggtcGACTGGTTCTAAAACGTCTCTGTTTTaagttagctagcgttagctaacttaGCTAACTTAAGCAACGTTAGCACATGGACGTTTTCTAGTCTAGCAAAAACACAGCTGGAAAACTTGCTAACTAACGTTACCCAAATTGTTTAATGAGAACGATCTTTCAAACGTTTTACTTTAATTGGAGTAACGGTCAAATAGGCAACGTTGGTTCACTTTCACAATGCTTAGCCGAGTCCCCGACGCTCTCTTAGTTGTTTCCCAGTGGCATAAAGTTACTAATCAAGGGACGTCTTCACACCTGCGTATCTTGACCAAATATGTGCAATACCGTCTATCACCACCAGTCTACGGTCACCACCACCATGCAAGCTCATTAAGTTACCAAATATTGCCACCAGATGGCGCTATTGTACTTATTTTAGGACTGAATGGGAGGGAAATTGGGTAGGTTTCGGTTTAATGGACGACTGAAAATGTTCAATGGTCTGACAATTGAGAATGTAATGGAAGAGGATTatggccacatgtgaaaaattTAGAGTTCTGAGATTAAACTGTATTCtgagaaaaagtcagaattctaacTTTTAGCTCAGAATTCAATACATGTAGTTCACATGCAGCCCCAATCCTCTTTGTTAGAATGCTACTGAACACATGAGATCTCAAAAATATTGAAGATTGATACATTACTTAATTAATCCCAATGAGTTTTACCtactttacatttctgtaatttAGTCcagtgatagatagatagatagatagatagatagatagatagatagatagatagatagatagatagatagatagagcaGCAAGTTAAAAATAACCAAGGACACAGtacctctctctcacacacacacacacacacacacacacacacacagacacacagacacacacacacatatatacagaaaATCCAAGAAATAtactagaaataataaataagattaaaaaaaataagataaaattagatactaaaaacaaaattcCGGTATAGCAACTATTGACAATGACAAACATACAGACAACCTCCAATCTTTTTGAGATACACACTAGCAATGCCATCTAGGTGAAATTAATGAACACACAACTGTCCTTGTTTGAATAGCTTCAACTTCAATAATCTACATCTaaacatctttttgtgtgtaaCCTTGTGAGTATAATTGTGACaatccaacattttaaagaGCATAAATTCACAGGCTGTGGTAATTATGTTTGACAAAAGCTCAAATCTTTTGACAACAAAGCAGCTTTTCTAAAGGTTTTGACTCAGTATTGTAtctataatatttattttaatgattatCAAATGTTGTGTTGATCAGAACAAAAGCAGGGTGCAACAAACATGGCCAAAGAATAAGGAACATTTAAAGTCAGAGACATCATCATTCAGAAACTCAGTTAGAATGAGTCTCACCAATGGTGCCCATGAgatcttatgtgtgtgtgctttcctGTCACCTAGGTGGAGGATGATGATTATGAGTTGACTCTGGAAAACCACTCTGCCAGTGGACTTGTCATTACCAGTGATGATCTGTAATCCCTTACAACCAACTGTGACCGGCAAAAAACCAAGCCCCCAGCACCTATTTGGATCACCAGCAGGTTTCTCATCATCCAAGGGCTGCCAGTCGATTACTTCTTTTTCCAACTTTCAAAATGCACAAAATCCAGTCAATTTAATGATTGACTAGTGTAGTGTGACGCCTATCACAGTCTTTGTAGACAGGCTACACTTATTTTGATGTCACGGGAAATCATCTCCTTTTTTAGCTATTCTGCAGCAGGTGTATTACTTTCAAACTAGTGAGATTGAAGTAgcacacagaaaaatatgtaTAACACATCAGTCTTTGACAACTAATAATGAGGAAATATTATAACGTTGcggtttgcatgttctccccatgtctGCATGGGGTTTTTGCCAGTTGCTCCGGTTTCCCCCATCAGTAAAAACATGCTCTCCTCCTTCTCACTTTActggaagttgctttggataaaagcaacagctaaatgacatgtaacgTAAAAAGTGTTATGTTGTACACACTGCACATCCCATCGGAAACAAGTTTTTTAAAATCCTTGAACATACACTTCCCATAATTATCAAAAGTAATGCAGAAAAATCAGTGTTATTTGGTGATTGTCCCTGATTACCTGCCTGTATTGAAATAATTTTTAATCATAAAGTAGATGTTGATGGATGGAAATTATGTTTGTCTAAGAAAAATTCAAATCTAAGTTCCTTGTCTGGTAGGATCCTTGTTTGGTTCGATagtcaaacacagaaaacaggacCTTCCTTCTAGGATTTGTTAAATGTGATATATCTACTTGAAATATTGTTAAGAAATGCTTTTAACATTGTATTGTTAAACCCCATTATTTATAACATGAATAGTTTCTGGTGtcatttacattgttttatttttaatattgtgttaaGATTTCATCAGTGTAATGTATCTGTAAAACTGCACTTTACAAAGGGTTAGAATATTGTACACTCCCTGGAAAACTACTGAATTAATTAACACAATGTGTGGACAATCTCTTTGTATTGTAAACCACATGTCAGAAATATATCATAATCAGCAGCTGATATTCATCTTCTTATCTCATTACATGAGTGAAAAGTATATTTTTTGTCCTTTGGACTGGATGCGATGCAAAAATTTAAGGTTTTGTTTCTAATTgtccaaaatgttaattttactCTATggtcaaaaaataaattgcatcAGGAATCAGACCACAGTTTATGGTTTTCAGTTTGGTGTACTTTCCTGGCAGTCTCAACTTTACAACACTAAATTGTTATAAATCCCTTCATGCACTTAAAACTAAATCTTCCATAAGGCCAGGTAAAATGAAAAAGTTAATTACCAGGCAAAAGTAAAAGATGCTGACATTGTGTACTTTGAAACATTTGTGCTTGTATATGTGCTTATTTAGCAcccctttaaaagaataaaacacaaCCTGAGTTGACCTTTTTTAATTAGTATTTTCATTCgaatgaatggaaacactaGGCAGTTATTAAACAGAGGCAATTGCAATGCAATCATCCAATACATCTTTGGGGACAGAGGTTTTAGCTGAGGGTAAGGCAACAATCGGACACTGAGCACAACTTTAAAGGTTAACACCCGTTTCATCGTTGTTCTCATTTGGTGCAGAGCAGAAGCAACTACTGTGTCACCTAGCACATATAAGGCCTTTAAATATGGCTGCCAGTGGTCCTgtctaaatatactgtacacagagAATCAGATCTTAAACCAGTAGGAAATGACTAATTGGACATAAATCTAACTTATCAGATACCATGCAATTGGTCATTTCATGGACTGTATATGACACTCAAATATTTGAGAGCTTACAATTCAGCCTATGGAgtcagattattaaaaaaaactgccagaCCACAGGTCGGCACTTCAATAATCAAAAGCTTGACTGAAGTTGCGTTTGTGTCCTCCTCTGTTGTTGCTATAGCCACCGCCGCCACCATTCCGGAACCCATTTCCCCCATAGCTCCGCCCCCTTCCACCTCTGAACCCCCCTCCTCTATCGCTGCGGCCACCGCCGCCAAAGCCTCTGTCGCCACGGTTATTGAACTgcttctcctccagctctggGAGCTCGGTGGCTACAGTCAGTTGCCAACGGCGACTGTCCTTCCAGCTGTCCTGTTGAAGGATCAAGTGGGGTGAAAAGGATGTTAGCAGGACTAACGCAGTCTGTCAACTACAACaagaaacactgtaaaaatattcattttatatgGGATTATTTCTATTCACAAATGTAATCTTCCACCCCACATCTTGACCAGATGCAAGTTTTTGCAACGGTTCTCACCTGAATCTCCTTGACTTTGTCAGCTGGGACATCAAAACAAACTCCCTGTTACAAACACAATAAGGGTGAGATGGTGAGACGAGTCAGTCTCAGAATAAGAGACACAGCAGTAATAATTAGTTGTGTACTATGTCTAGTCtcctaaaaaattaaaagggtTCCTCAGTTTGCATTTTGACATAAACcaattatttttccatttacttCTTTCATTTGCTAAGTCTATTACATTCATTTATGAGGCACTGTGGGGGcctattttgtcatttgtcagaGGTAACTCTTTTTCATCTGACCCAAGTATTTGTGGCCTACatccaaaaaaaactgtatacaCCAAATCAAATATACCGTTCCTAGAACAGAGATTTCTCAAACCCCTATTCTTAATCTTAAAAGTAGAATCTGACAAGCTGAAGTACATTTCCGTTAACAGGAAATGTATCAAATACATTTCCTTAAAGcagcacatatatatataggtgTCTGTTTACATCAGGGGTTGATGCATTGACGATATAAGTGACGTCAAAACTTACGGATCAGTACGTGGTGGCCAGCTGTAGTATAGGTCATAAATCTATGTTCAAGTGTTAATTTTTCTGATaaggttctttttttattggttatttgatgctataaaaacgGGGTGAAacatcatgattgacagctgtgattgagtCGCAATTTGTTGGGCAAGTGTATGGGCGGGACGACGCAGCTCCACCGCCCAATCAGTACAGCAAACTCCGACGCCAAAATTACAAGACGGCAGCGCCCGTATCCGGGACATTTTGGCCTCACTTTTGTGcagtgggaggaagtggagcTGCGTCGTCcatatttatttacagtctatggtttatTTACCGTTTTGCCTTTGAGAAAGGTCATTCTCTGAACATGGTTTTCAAACTCGTCTCCAAGTTGTTCTTTGATTGATTTCCAGGCATAACCCAGATTATGCATCTCCTGAGAACACACCATCTGCACAGTGGTGTAACCCtgcaaaagcaaacaaacataaGAGCGGTGGAATTTGTGGTTTACAGCAATACAAATTCATGATGGAGCCTAAATGGAGACCAAGAGGAAAATTTTTAAGTGTGTAACAGGGATAACCTGTCGTGTGTGTCCAAGGGCTGTTAAATCATCGGTTGTTTACAAAGGGGTACAGCTGCTGCAGTATTTCAGTTAACACTGCAACTCTAAACAAACATGAGGTTACCTGCCTGGCGAAGTTTTCATGATGAGCAGTGGCTGCGGTCTTACAGTACTGTGTCCAGATTTGTTGCAATACTTtgagagtttgtgtgtatgtataacaTTTAGTGTCTTTTGTTCttggtttcttcttcttccttttttttttttacattttagtgtgTAATGAATAAAACCCAAACTTACAATATCAGAGTTGAGCAGTGACCTCTGCTCTAGACTTGTGGCTCCAGAAATATGTGCTAGGGCAGCAGCTAGTGCATCGactgctcctctctcctcaaTCAGCTTCTCAGCTGATGCTCTGAAGTACCCGATGGCTGCAGCTGGAACAGAATCCAGAAACCTGGACACAATACAAAATCataaacaaaatcataaaactCAGACACTTTGCTTACTGTAGGGAAATTAGCTTCACATTGAGCAGTATCAGGATTAGGGAGATCTTTAGCAGGGCAGAGGATTCCAAAGTCTATAACTCTAGTATACACCTAGTTGCCAAATTATAACAGTAATCCTCAATATTAACCAAATGATGTGGTTAATCCAAAACAAATGATTGAATAGTAATCAATACAATAATTTCATACTTCCAAAACAAAGTATATGTGGTTGcacttgtctctctctctctccctccagaACGACCTACCTGACAGCATCCTTGCTTGATGACTTGATGATATCGTTTGCGGTGGGGACGCCAACTCGTCTGAATGTGATACCCTGGAATAAATAAGATCAAATGTATTTAGGTTGAGGTTCAGAAAAGAAACAGTTACACAAATTGAATAGATAATAAAATGTGCAATCTCGCACACTATTTCCGACTACTAATGTGAATTTCCTTCTAAATGTCCATGTACTGTAGCGCCGCAGCCTATTCCTCAACTCTTGCCTTTCTCATAATTAACTCACTCCTTTTCTGTCTTACCACTATTTATTCCCCACTTTCTTCTTGTTCATTCCTATCCCATGTGTAGTAGATGTAATTGTAAGCAATGTTTCATATTTTCACATGACTCCTCAAAAGACTAAAGTTGCCggtattttttcttcttctacttcgaCTGAGTTTAAAAAGGGCACGTACTGCTTTGTTTTCCACGTAGCGCAGCTggtcctcctctttcctctggTAGAAACAGATGCAGACTCCAGTCCTGCCTGCCCTGCCCGTACGTCCTGAACGATGGATGTATGACTCCACATCCTGACACCaaccacagagacagacacattttgagaaaaattaaAGGCTACAGGCCTTTATGATTCACGGTTTACGACAAAGTGTGCAGTACCTTCATCCCCCAAGTCTGATCAACcaatacatttactgtaagtgTACTGCACCAATatgcattttcaattaaattaattctGTATTGTCTTATGTTAACGGAATCTGAAACTTACAAATCAGAACATATGTATAAATCTGAAACATAACTAATCTACATAGCAAAGAAATGGCAAGTCCGAAAAATGCCAAGATATACTCTCATGTGGTGAAATTCTTGTTGAATACTGGCAACGCATCACACCTTGGGTGGAGAACACTGGACAACCAAGTCCACTTCAGGGATGTCTAATCCACGGGCTGCAACATTGGTGGCAACCAGAACCTCAAACCCCCCATTCCTGAAGCCCTTCAGCGtaatctctctctgtttctgagGAATATCCCCATGGAGGGTCTGGGTGCtctgaaaacacagacaaaattaaatacaaaatgaacacCAAACATTCTTTTTCTAATGGTTTGGTTAAACTGACACGTTAgacaatcaaaaataaaagcagaaaaccCAACAGCACAGGTGTTGCCTTACCACACAGTTCCGAtcatattacaaataaaagatCTAATTGTATGAATTGGCTATTAATAAACTGTTAATGTATGTAAGTGTGCGTGCCCTTCTACCTGTTTGATGGATGCATTAAGGGAAAGTTCATTGGCCTCTTTCTTCGTCTCGCAGAACACGATGGTTCTGCCATGGCTGCCGCTGTAAACCTGGATCACATCTCCGATCACGGCTGCACGCTGTGACCAGTGGCAAGCTATGGCCAGATGCTACAGTGGAAGTGACAGCgtgaaacagaaagagagggaaagccAGGGAATGAGGaaagacattttcatgaatccagctggcagattttttttgtccttttccaCTGGTGTTCATGATACAgcagttttttctccaaactaACATCCTGGATTATCATGATGGAGATACTGTAAATGCGagtgtatttttctgtgttgaTTACTACAACTGTCCCTGCTTACAGGAACATTTGGGAGATCTAAGTACAAACAGAGCTGTAACCCCAGTCACACACTTACTTCTACAGTTGTTGCagctttctgtgttttcttgccAATCAGATCAACATGTTTGCACTCTGGTCTCATGTATTTCTTGGCAACCTCGTAGACCCAGGGGGGGCAGGTGGCCGAAAACAGAAGAGTCTGTGGGTTGGAGTCAGAGACTGGAGAAGAGCAGAAGCACACATTCCTTATTATACATACATGACCACACTATACCAATCTTTGAACTTTCACATATGTGATACACAAACCCACATTTTAACACTCCACCTCGTACACATTGAAAACAAGAACACCTATATATCCTTGACCCAAAATGTTTGTCCTATAACACTTTCAAAATCATTCACACCAAATTACTTTAATTACCTTTCTGATATGATGAAGACAAAATCTCTTCAACCTGTTCTGCAAATCCCATGTCCAACATTTGGTCTACTTCATCCAGAACAACGTGTTTCAGTTTAGAGAGGTCCAGTTTGTTGTTCTGGAGGTGGTCTTTGATGCGACCAGGGGTGCCGATCAAAATATCGATACCATTACGGATAGCTTCGACTAGACAAGAGTAGAGGATATTTGATTTGAATCAATTAAAGTTGttaaaacagaacacaaaaaccACATACAAATTGTATATGTTGAAATAACGTAAAACATAAAGAACccattaatgaaaataaatgaatcagaATTCAGAATTACTTCTATTAAAgagttatttgtgtgtttgcacaagACTTACGCTGTGGATTGTATGAGCTGCCTCCATAGAAACAGGTGAGAGACAGTTTCTTGGTGATGTCTTTGAAGTCCTTAGCAACCTGGATAGCTAACTCTCTGGTTGGCGTTAACACCAGtatctacagacagacaggaacgAGACTTAGTCGTACAACAAACATACTCAGAGAACAAACAGGCACTGGGACTCTGACTGACTCCAGTTTTAAGTGGTCGGTGTGAAAGTGTACGAGTGTGCACCTTG
The Etheostoma cragini isolate CJK2018 chromosome 1, CSU_Ecrag_1.0, whole genome shotgun sequence genome window above contains:
- the ddx21 gene encoding nucleolar RNA helicase 2 isoform X1, with translation MPSKIIFDTEDQAMEDDVDTVAEAKPLKNKTKEGKKLKKKQLQDQEAQEDPDCEPPAPKKKKKKDKLAVDHMNGHIDETTDMNGNSNGVETPKKIKKKAEGDTEKKKKKQKKDIEEAETSGHSTPNTPVQTPIQTPAQSSEDSASDSEKEPEETPEQKEGAFSNFRISPFTIDKLKARGVSYLFDIQVKTFNSVYDGEDVIAQARTGTGKTFSFAIPLVEKLQRETVQFARGRPPKILVLTPTRELAIQVAKDFKDITKKLSLTCFYGGSSYNPQLEAIRNGIDILIGTPGRIKDHLQNNKLDLSKLKHVVLDEVDQMLDMGFAEQVEEILSSSYQKVSDSNPQTLLFSATCPPWVYEVAKKYMRPECKHVDLIGKKTQKAATTVEHLAIACHWSQRAAVIGDVIQVYSGSHGRTIVFCETKKEANELSLNASIKQSTQTLHGDIPQKQREITLKGFRNGGFEVLVATNVAARGLDIPEVDLVVQCSPPKDVESYIHRSGRTGRAGRTGVCICFYQRKEEDQLRYVENKAGITFRRVGVPTANDIIKSSSKDAVRFLDSVPAAAIGYFRASAEKLIEERGAVDALAAALAHISGATSLEQRSLLNSDIGYTTVQMVCSQEMHNLGYAWKSIKEQLGDEFENHVQRMTFLKGKTGVCFDVPADKVKEIQDSWKDSRRWQLTVATELPELEEKQFNNRGDRGFGGGGRSDRGGGFRGGRGRSYGGNGFRNGGGGGYSNNRGGHKRNFSQAFDY
- the ddx21 gene encoding nucleolar RNA helicase 2 isoform X2, encoding MPSKIIFDTEDQAMEDDVDTVAEAKPLKNKTKEGKKLKKKQLQDQEAQEDPDCEPPAPKKKKKKDKLAVDHMNGHIDETTDMNGNSNGVETPKKIKKKAEGDTEKKKKQKKDIEEAETSGHSTPNTPVQTPIQTPAQSSEDSASDSEKEPEETPEQKEGAFSNFRISPFTIDKLKARGVSYLFDIQVKTFNSVYDGEDVIAQARTGTGKTFSFAIPLVEKLQRETVQFARGRPPKILVLTPTRELAIQVAKDFKDITKKLSLTCFYGGSSYNPQLEAIRNGIDILIGTPGRIKDHLQNNKLDLSKLKHVVLDEVDQMLDMGFAEQVEEILSSSYQKVSDSNPQTLLFSATCPPWVYEVAKKYMRPECKHVDLIGKKTQKAATTVEHLAIACHWSQRAAVIGDVIQVYSGSHGRTIVFCETKKEANELSLNASIKQSTQTLHGDIPQKQREITLKGFRNGGFEVLVATNVAARGLDIPEVDLVVQCSPPKDVESYIHRSGRTGRAGRTGVCICFYQRKEEDQLRYVENKAGITFRRVGVPTANDIIKSSSKDAVRFLDSVPAAAIGYFRASAEKLIEERGAVDALAAALAHISGATSLEQRSLLNSDIGYTTVQMVCSQEMHNLGYAWKSIKEQLGDEFENHVQRMTFLKGKTGVCFDVPADKVKEIQDSWKDSRRWQLTVATELPELEEKQFNNRGDRGFGGGGRSDRGGGFRGGRGRSYGGNGFRNGGGGGYSNNRGGHKRNFSQAFDY